One window of the Oncorhynchus mykiss isolate Arlee chromosome 5, USDA_OmykA_1.1, whole genome shotgun sequence genome contains the following:
- the ndufa11 gene encoding NADH dehydrogenase [ubiquinone] 1 alpha subcomplex subunit 11 isoform X2 codes for MGYWDLQEGLVGSAYHIVAFQPDSAIQAVQRATNGTVTMAALGAIFGMTTCLAAQARDAPDDPVNYFIGGCASGVFLGARTHSAMTGTTACIGLGTLAMFTKVGKMEGWRLAGPPRM; via the exons ATGGGTTATTGGGATCTGCAAGAAG GGTTGGTGGGTTCAGCCTATCACATTGTGGCATTCCAGCCTGATTCTGCAATCCAAGCTGTTCAGAGAGCCACAAATGGCACAGTAACCATGG CTGCCTTGGGGGCCATTTTTGGAATGACCACTTGTCTAGCTGCACAGGCCCGGGATGCTCCTGATGACCCTGTGAACTACTTCATCGGAGGCTGTGCATCAGGAGTCTTTCTTGGAGCTCGTA CTCACAGTGCAATGACAGGCACGACGGCATGTATTGGGCTGGGGACACTGGCCATGTTCACCAAGGTGGGCAAGATGGAGGGCTGGAGATTAGCGGGACCACCGAGGATGTAA
- the ndufa11 gene encoding NADH dehydrogenase [ubiquinone] 1 alpha subcomplex subunit 11 isoform X1: MGYWDLQEGKDCVEKTWITTKLGTALGLVGSAYHIVAFQPDSAIQAVQRATNGTVTMAALGAIFGMTTCLAAQARDAPDDPVNYFIGGCASGVFLGARTHSAMTGTTACIGLGTLAMFTKVGKMEGWRLAGPPRM, encoded by the exons ATGGGTTATTGGGATCTGCAAGAAGGTAAGGATTGTGTCGAGAAAACATGGATCACCACCAAATTAGGCACAGCTCTAG GGTTGGTGGGTTCAGCCTATCACATTGTGGCATTCCAGCCTGATTCTGCAATCCAAGCTGTTCAGAGAGCCACAAATGGCACAGTAACCATGG CTGCCTTGGGGGCCATTTTTGGAATGACCACTTGTCTAGCTGCACAGGCCCGGGATGCTCCTGATGACCCTGTGAACTACTTCATCGGAGGCTGTGCATCAGGAGTCTTTCTTGGAGCTCGTA CTCACAGTGCAATGACAGGCACGACGGCATGTATTGGGCTGGGGACACTGGCCATGTTCACCAAGGTGGGCAAGATGGAGGGCTGGAGATTAGCGGGACCACCGAGGATGTAA